A genome region from Proteiniborus ethanoligenes includes the following:
- a CDS encoding regulatory protein RecX yields the protein MSIITKIERQKKNIRRYSIYLDQEYSFSVSEDTLIKLGLKKDMIVDRNQIDNILKQEDNNACKSYGLKLLGHRARSEREIRDKMFSKGYCQEHIEDAIKYLKEFKYIDDEEYAKIYIKDRMNSKKLGHKRIKYELYQKGIDKTLIQDKINKLVNDDEEYERALETAQRKMNTSYKNDDNQSAYRKLGGFLQRKGFSMDTIIKVLNKVLKSQDYD from the coding sequence ATGTCTATTATAACAAAAATTGAACGGCAAAAAAAGAATATTAGAAGATATTCAATTTATCTAGACCAGGAGTATTCTTTTTCTGTCAGTGAAGATACATTAATAAAGCTAGGGTTAAAAAAAGACATGATTGTTGATAGAAATCAAATAGACAATATTTTAAAGCAAGAGGATAATAACGCCTGTAAATCCTATGGGCTAAAATTATTAGGACACAGAGCTAGAAGCGAGAGAGAAATTAGAGATAAGATGTTTAGTAAGGGATATTGCCAAGAACATATTGAGGATGCTATAAAATATTTAAAAGAATTTAAGTACATTGATGATGAAGAATATGCAAAAATCTATATAAAAGATAGAATGAACAGTAAAAAGCTAGGGCATAAACGAATTAAATATGAGCTGTACCAAAAAGGTATTGATAAAACCCTAATCCAAGATAAAATAAATAAGCTTGTTAATGATGATGAAGAATACGAAAGAGCTTTAGAAACAGCTCAAAGAAAAATGAATACCTCTTATAAAAATGATGATAACCAATCAGCCTATAGAAAGCTGGGCGGATTTCTTCAAAGAAAAGGATTTTCAATGGATACTATTATTAAGGTATTAAACAAAGTACTAAAAAGTCAGGATTATGATTAG
- the mnmA gene encoding tRNA 2-thiouridine(34) synthase MnmA, translating to MTLMNNNNNIKVVVGMSGGVDSSVAAYILKEQGYDVLGIFMKNWDESDENGVCTAEKDYEDVRRVSAQLDIPYYTVNFTKEYWDRVFSYFLEEYKKGRTPNPDVMCNKEIKFKAFLEYALKLGADYIATGHYARVDYTDGEYKLLRGVDNNKDQTYFLCTLGQYQLSKSMFPIGQLEKSEVRSIAEEQGFVTADKKDSTGICFIGERNFDEFLDKYLPAQPGDIMSLDGEVLGKHSGLMHYTLGQRKGLGIGGVGSGEPWFVADKDLEKNILYVVQGDKHPMLYSNGLLATDLHWVSHRPKAEIFNCTAKFRYRQQDNEVTVYLTGDNTCKVMFKKPQKAVTPGQAVVFYNGDECLGGGTIDEIIRE from the coding sequence ATGACATTGATGAATAATAATAATAACATTAAAGTAGTAGTAGGCATGTCTGGAGGTGTAGATTCTTCAGTAGCTGCATATATATTGAAAGAGCAGGGATATGATGTATTAGGCATATTCATGAAAAACTGGGATGAATCTGATGAAAATGGAGTATGTACTGCAGAAAAAGATTATGAAGATGTGAGGAGAGTCTCTGCACAATTAGACATACCATACTATACAGTAAATTTTACAAAGGAATATTGGGACAGAGTATTTTCATATTTTCTTGAGGAATATAAAAAAGGAAGAACACCTAATCCGGATGTTATGTGTAATAAGGAAATAAAATTCAAAGCCTTTTTAGAATATGCCTTAAAGCTTGGCGCAGACTATATTGCAACAGGTCATTATGCTAGAGTAGATTATACAGATGGAGAGTATAAACTTTTAAGAGGAGTAGACAATAATAAAGATCAAACATATTTCCTATGTACATTAGGTCAATATCAATTATCAAAAAGTATGTTTCCTATTGGGCAGTTAGAAAAATCAGAGGTTAGAAGTATTGCAGAAGAACAAGGATTTGTAACTGCAGATAAAAAGGATAGTACGGGCATATGCTTTATAGGTGAAAGAAATTTTGACGAATTTTTAGACAAATATCTTCCTGCTCAACCTGGAGATATTATGTCTTTAGATGGTGAAGTATTAGGAAAGCATAGTGGATTGATGCATTACACATTAGGTCAAAGAAAAGGATTAGGCATAGGTGGCGTTGGCAGTGGGGAGCCATGGTTTGTTGCAGACAAGGATTTGGAAAAGAATATTCTATATGTTGTTCAAGGAGATAAACATCCTATGCTATATTCTAATGGACTTTTAGCTACTGACCTTCACTGGGTAAGTCATAGACCAAAGGCAGAAATCTTCAATTGCACTGCAAAATTCAGATATAGACAGCAGGACAATGAAGTAACAGTGTATTTAACTGGTGATAATACATGTAAGGTCATGTTTAAGAAGCCTCAAAAGGCTGTGACACCTGGTCAGGCAGTAGTATTCTACAATGGGGATGAATGTTTAGGTGGAGGAACAATTGACGAAATAATAAGAGAATAA
- a CDS encoding DUF1540 domain-containing protein → MRVEKTNKPLNGVKCVVNTCHYYAQGDYCSAAQIEIQPRNASSTEETDCATFSPSLK, encoded by the coding sequence ATGAGAGTTGAAAAAACAAACAAACCTTTAAATGGTGTTAAATGTGTAGTTAACACTTGTCACTATTATGCTCAAGGGGATTACTGTAGTGCAGCGCAGATAGAGATTCAGCCAAGGAATGCAAGCTCAACTGAAGAAACAGACTGTGCAACATTTTCTCCTTCACTCAAGTAA
- a CDS encoding DUF1292 domain-containing protein: protein MTDNKHKDGCGCDHNHDHNDCGCDHDHMEIMHLSLDDGTEMECQVVGIFGVEDKEYIALLPLDEESVLLYGYNETEEGVELLNIEDDSEYDLVVEAFYELFSDDEEYEDDYDEDEEE from the coding sequence ATGACTGATAATAAACATAAAGATGGTTGTGGCTGTGATCACAATCATGATCATAATGACTGTGGGTGTGACCATGATCATATGGAAATAATGCATTTATCTTTAGATGATGGAACAGAAATGGAATGTCAGGTTGTAGGTATATTTGGTGTAGAAGATAAGGAGTACATAGCTCTTCTTCCATTAGATGAAGAAAGTGTTCTACTTTACGGCTACAATGAAACAGAAGAAGGAGTAGAACTGTTAAATATTGAAGATGATAGTGAATATGATCTTGTAGTAGAGGCTTTCTACGAGCTATTCAGTGATGACGAAGAATATGAAGATGATTATGATGAGGATGAAGAAGAATAA
- the trmB gene encoding tRNA (guanosine(46)-N7)-methyltransferase TrmB: MRRRKKIGAKEELLELEHMLILNPEENKGNWKETLGNERIHLELGTGRGQFINTLAEKHRDIFFIGVEIKEEILLDAVKKSIDRELSNVKYLWFDINEILSIFHENEIERLYINFCDPWPKTRHSKRRLTHRKFLEKYKRILKSNGEIHFKTDGEELFEFSLNEMLDMDYKLKDVSLNLYRDKETNTVKTEYEEKFMSQGKPIYRLVARNYK; this comes from the coding sequence ATGAGAAGAAGAAAGAAAATAGGAGCAAAAGAAGAATTATTAGAGTTAGAGCATATGCTAATATTGAATCCCGAAGAAAATAAAGGAAATTGGAAGGAGACCCTAGGCAATGAGAGGATACATTTAGAGCTTGGCACAGGAAGAGGACAGTTTATTAATACACTTGCAGAAAAGCATAGGGATATATTTTTTATTGGAGTAGAAATTAAAGAAGAAATACTGTTAGATGCAGTAAAGAAATCTATAGATAGAGAACTAAGCAATGTAAAATATTTATGGTTCGATATAAATGAAATTCTTTCTATTTTTCATGAAAACGAAATAGAAAGACTATATATTAATTTCTGTGATCCCTGGCCTAAAACAAGGCATAGCAAAAGAAGGCTCACTCACAGAAAATTCTTAGAGAAGTATAAAAGAATATTAAAGTCAAATGGAGAGATACATTTTAAAACTGATGGAGAAGAATTATTTGAGTTCTCATTAAATGAGATGCTAGACATGGACTATAAATTAAAAGATGTAAGTTTGAACCTATATAGGGATAAAGAAACAAATACTGTTAAAACAGAATATGAAGAAAAATTCATGAGTCAAGGGAAACCTATATATAGATTAGTAGCAAGGAATTATAAATAA
- the sdaAA gene encoding L-serine ammonia-lyase, iron-sulfur-dependent, subunit alpha has translation MYNHGYELLKLAEEQNSKISQIAVKRECELTELSESELRDRMKNVLDVMINSSTKSIEEEVKSVGGIIGGDAKRVDIYRKKRKTICGDVINRAMARALSCSEVNAAMGRICAAPTAGSCGIIPATIITVAEELGLNQEAMIDAMFTSAGIGTIIAQNATVSGAEGGCQAECGSAAAMAAAAIVEMAGGTPEMCLNGAAIALKNILGLVCDPIAGLVEAPCAKRNASGAANAMISADLALAGVKSIIPFDEVVEAMYKVGRSLPIELRETALGGLAATETGKMINKRIFGE, from the coding sequence GTGTATAACCATGGATACGAGCTACTTAAATTAGCAGAAGAACAAAATAGTAAAATATCTCAAATAGCAGTAAAGAGAGAATGTGAGCTTACTGAACTATCAGAATCAGAGTTAAGAGATAGGATGAAAAATGTTTTAGATGTAATGATAAATTCATCAACAAAGAGCATAGAAGAAGAAGTTAAATCAGTAGGTGGAATTATTGGAGGAGATGCAAAAAGAGTTGATATCTATAGGAAAAAGAGAAAAACAATTTGTGGTGATGTGATTAATAGAGCCATGGCTAGAGCCTTATCATGCTCAGAAGTTAATGCTGCAATGGGAAGGATATGTGCAGCTCCTACTGCTGGCTCCTGTGGCATTATTCCTGCTACTATTATTACTGTTGCAGAAGAGCTAGGATTAAACCAAGAAGCTATGATAGATGCTATGTTCACATCTGCAGGAATAGGGACTATAATAGCACAAAATGCTACGGTATCAGGTGCCGAAGGTGGTTGCCAAGCAGAGTGTGGTTCAGCAGCGGCTATGGCCGCAGCTGCTATAGTAGAAATGGCAGGTGGAACACCAGAAATGTGTCTTAATGGGGCTGCTATTGCTTTAAAAAATATTTTAGGCTTAGTATGTGATCCAATAGCTGGTCTTGTAGAAGCTCCTTGTGCCAAAAGAAATGCTTCTGGTGCTGCAAATGCAATGATTTCAGCAGACTTAGCATTAGCAGGAGTTAAGAGTATAATTCCATTTGATGAAGTAGTAGAAGCTATGTATAAAGTAGGTAGATCACTCCCTATAGAGTTAAGGGAGACTGCTTTAGGAGGACTAGCTGCAACAGAAACAGGAAAAATGATAAATAAAAGGATTTTTGGAGAGTAA
- a CDS encoding M18 family aminopeptidase, whose protein sequence is MTKEQVFAKELIDFIYDSPSNFHVVENIKDKLNKKGFKELNIRDRWNIEKGGKYYIVKNGTAIISLVIGQGEIEEDGFRIIGAHTDAPTFRIKPSPEILVENNYLKLNVEAYGGPILSTWLDRPLGLAGRVSLKAQNPLYPATRLLNINRPVLIIPNLAIHMNRKVNEGVELNKQKDMLPLVSLINEEFSKNNFLIKLIAKELNVEADEIIDFDIFLYEFEKGSIVGLNNDFISCGRLDDLAMVHAGIEAIGECNPSNATNVMVCFDNEEVGSSTKQGADSPMLRTVLERVVYALGKDKEDFFRALYSSFIISADMAHALHPNHTDVHDPTNRPIINKGPVIKINANQAYTTDSNSSAVYEMICEKAEIPVQKFVNRSDLRGGSTIGPISSTHIDIPSVDIGNPMLSMHSIRELGGVLDHYYIKKSFDEFYKI, encoded by the coding sequence ATGACAAAGGAACAAGTTTTTGCAAAAGAGCTTATTGATTTTATATATGATAGCCCAAGTAATTTTCATGTAGTAGAAAATATAAAGGATAAGTTAAATAAAAAAGGCTTTAAAGAGCTTAATATTAGAGATAGATGGAATATAGAAAAGGGTGGTAAATATTATATAGTTAAAAATGGTACAGCCATTATATCCTTAGTAATAGGTCAAGGTGAAATAGAGGAAGATGGATTTAGAATAATAGGTGCCCATACAGATGCTCCAACCTTTAGAATAAAGCCAAGCCCAGAAATCCTTGTTGAAAATAATTATCTAAAGCTTAATGTAGAGGCCTACGGTGGTCCTATATTATCAACCTGGCTAGATAGACCCTTAGGCTTAGCAGGAAGAGTTTCCTTAAAAGCACAAAACCCACTATATCCAGCTACAAGACTTTTGAATATTAATAGACCAGTCCTTATAATACCTAATCTTGCTATACACATGAATAGAAAAGTAAATGAAGGAGTAGAGCTAAACAAGCAAAAGGATATGCTACCATTAGTATCCTTAATCAATGAAGAATTTTCAAAAAACAATTTTTTAATAAAATTAATAGCAAAAGAGTTAAATGTAGAAGCTGATGAAATAATAGATTTTGACATATTCCTATATGAATTTGAAAAAGGAAGCATTGTTGGATTAAATAATGATTTTATTTCATGTGGCAGGTTAGATGACCTAGCTATGGTACATGCTGGTATAGAGGCAATAGGAGAATGTAATCCATCAAATGCTACAAATGTAATGGTATGCTTTGATAATGAAGAAGTTGGAAGTAGCACAAAACAGGGAGCAGATTCCCCAATGCTTAGAACTGTACTAGAAAGAGTAGTATATGCACTTGGCAAAGATAAAGAGGATTTCTTTAGAGCATTATATAGTTCATTTATTATTTCTGCAGACATGGCCCATGCACTTCATCCAAATCACACAGACGTTCACGATCCTACAAACAGACCTATTATTAACAAAGGACCTGTAATAAAGATTAATGCAAATCAAGCATACACAACTGATAGCAATTCAAGTGCTGTTTACGAAATGATATGTGAAAAAGCAGAAATCCCTGTTCAAAAATTTGTGAATCGCTCTGATTTAAGAGGTGGCTCCACTATTGGACCAATTTCATCTACACATATTGATATTCCTTCTGTGGACATAGGTAACCCAATGCTTTCAATGCATTCCATAAGAGAATTAGGAGGAGTATTAGATCATTATTACATTAAAAAATCCTTTGATGAGTTTTATAAGATATAA
- the sdaAB gene encoding L-serine ammonia-lyase, iron-sulfur-dependent subunit beta: MKEYSMFDILGPIMVGPSSSHTAGAARLGKVAKYIAGEDIESVTFYLHGSFAKTYKGHGTDKALVAGILGMEPYDERLKSSLQIAEEKNIKVSFQEADLGNQHENTVKIVFNKKEGSKTEVTGSSIGGGNIIITNVDGYNVKITGDHPTLIIVQNDKKGIISSVTTCLSQNNINIGIMKVKRKKKGVEASMIIETDDEITEEVISKLNSMEDVISVKVINPVKER; the protein is encoded by the coding sequence ATGAAAGAATATAGCATGTTTGACATATTAGGACCTATTATGGTAGGACCTTCTAGTTCACATACAGCAGGAGCAGCTAGGCTTGGAAAAGTTGCTAAATATATTGCAGGTGAAGATATCGAATCTGTAACCTTCTATCTTCATGGTTCTTTTGCTAAAACCTACAAGGGACATGGTACAGATAAAGCATTAGTAGCTGGAATTCTTGGTATGGAGCCATATGATGAAAGATTGAAAAGTTCATTACAAATAGCAGAGGAAAAAAATATTAAAGTTTCATTCCAGGAAGCGGACCTAGGGAATCAACATGAAAACACTGTAAAAATTGTATTTAATAAAAAAGAAGGAAGCAAAACGGAGGTCACAGGCTCATCTATAGGTGGAGGAAATATAATAATTACAAATGTAGATGGTTATAATGTTAAAATAACAGGAGATCATCCTACTCTAATTATTGTGCAAAATGATAAAAAAGGGATTATAAGCAGTGTTACTACATGCCTTTCACAAAACAATATTAATATAGGAATAATGAAGGTTAAAAGAAAGAAAAAGGGTGTAGAGGCTTCTATGATTATTGAAACAGATGATGAAATCACTGAAGAAGTAATATCTAAGCTGAATAGTATGGAGGATGTTATTTCTGTAAAAGTGATTAATCCAGTTAAGGAGAGGTGA
- a CDS encoding peptidylprolyl isomerase, whose product MKETKVLAVVNGKEITEQQVELFLQSLAPQVAAQFSDKEGKTKLLEELINQELFYLDAVDNKLENEEDFVKEFNHVKENLLKQYAVAKILNGITATEEEIKDYYEKYKDMFKKPESVKASHILVNDEEQALNIISEINKGLTFAEAAKEYSTCPSKANGGDLGYFTKGKMVPEFESAAFSMDKDEISQPVKTQFGYHIILVTDKKEASESNLDEIRGELERQIIITKQNDAYKNKVQELNNKYKVIIQ is encoded by the coding sequence ATGAAAGAGACTAAAGTATTAGCTGTAGTAAATGGTAAAGAAATTACAGAACAGCAAGTAGAATTATTTTTACAAAGCTTAGCACCGCAAGTCGCTGCACAATTTAGCGATAAAGAAGGGAAAACAAAGCTTTTAGAAGAGCTTATAAATCAAGAATTATTTTATTTAGATGCTGTAGATAATAAGCTGGAAAATGAGGAGGACTTCGTAAAGGAGTTTAATCATGTTAAGGAAAACCTATTGAAGCAATATGCAGTTGCTAAAATATTAAATGGTATAACTGCTACAGAAGAAGAAATTAAAGATTATTATGAGAAATATAAAGATATGTTTAAAAAGCCTGAAAGTGTCAAAGCAAGCCATATATTAGTTAATGATGAGGAGCAAGCTTTAAATATAATATCAGAGATTAATAAAGGATTGACATTTGCAGAAGCTGCAAAAGAATACTCTACTTGTCCTTCAAAAGCTAATGGTGGAGATCTTGGATATTTCACTAAAGGTAAAATGGTTCCAGAGTTTGAGTCTGCAGCATTTTCAATGGATAAGGATGAAATAAGCCAACCAGTTAAAACTCAATTTGGCTATCATATTATACTAGTAACAGATAAAAAGGAAGCTTCTGAAAGTAATTTAGATGAAATAAGAGGCGAATTAGAAAGACAGATTATAATCACTAAGCAAAATGATGCTTATAAAAATAAAGTACAGGAATTAAACAATAAATATAAAGTTATAATTCAATAG
- a CDS encoding aminoacyl-histidine dipeptidase, with the protein MLNNLEPKAVFSFFEDLTQIPRCSGNEKRVSDYLVDFARKRKLEVIQDEALNVIIKKPGTKGYENAPVVILQGHMDMVCEKNNDTEHDFSSEPLKLRIEDDLVMATGTTLGADNGIAVAYALAILDSDTISHPPLEVLITTEEETGMGGANNLDPNNLKGKILINMDSEEEGTLLVSCAGGIKSRISIPIEWDKPLEDLVQYELRVRGLKGGHSGIDINKERGNSNKILGRIIYNISQNKPIYLAQINGGAKMNAIPRESDAVVLVSSKDKESFENEIKEWNKIIRHELKAVDPDVTVELNMSSSNYDRIFSKETMEKVITALVLIPNGVQTMSMEIQGLVQSSTNLGVVTTKENEVILENAIRSSVRTLKLDVVRKLEALAKLINANIVNDGDYPAWEYREDSYIRQVFVNCYKKIHGKEPKITAIHAGLECGLFDEKLDNVDMISLGPNMSDVHTPNERLSISSTRRVWEYLLEVLKEIK; encoded by the coding sequence GTGCTTAATAATCTTGAACCAAAGGCTGTATTTAGTTTTTTTGAGGATTTAACTCAAATACCGAGATGCTCTGGAAATGAAAAGAGAGTAAGTGATTATTTAGTTGATTTTGCAAGAAAGCGTAAACTAGAAGTAATACAAGACGAAGCATTAAATGTTATTATAAAGAAGCCTGGAACTAAGGGATATGAAAATGCTCCAGTAGTGATTCTACAAGGACATATGGACATGGTTTGCGAAAAAAATAATGATACGGAGCATGATTTTTCTTCTGAACCATTGAAGCTGCGAATTGAAGATGACTTAGTCATGGCCACAGGCACTACATTAGGTGCAGATAATGGTATTGCAGTAGCTTATGCATTAGCTATTCTCGATTCAGATACAATTTCTCATCCACCATTAGAAGTCCTTATAACTACTGAAGAAGAAACTGGTATGGGTGGAGCAAATAACCTAGACCCTAATAATTTAAAAGGTAAGATATTAATAAATATGGACTCAGAGGAAGAGGGAACCCTATTAGTAAGCTGTGCAGGTGGAATAAAAAGTAGAATTAGTATACCTATTGAATGGGATAAACCATTAGAGGACTTAGTCCAGTACGAGCTAAGAGTTAGAGGATTAAAAGGCGGACATTCTGGAATAGATATTAATAAAGAGAGAGGTAACTCTAACAAGATTTTAGGTAGAATAATATACAATATATCCCAAAATAAGCCAATATACTTAGCTCAAATCAATGGTGGAGCAAAAATGAATGCCATACCAAGAGAAAGTGATGCAGTAGTATTAGTAAGTAGTAAGGACAAGGAAAGCTTTGAAAATGAAATAAAAGAGTGGAATAAGATAATCAGGCATGAATTAAAGGCAGTAGATCCAGATGTTACAGTTGAGCTAAATATGTCGAGCTCTAATTATGATAGGATATTCTCTAAGGAAACTATGGAAAAGGTTATAACGGCATTAGTGTTGATTCCTAATGGGGTTCAAACCATGAGCATGGAAATACAAGGTTTAGTTCAGAGTTCTACAAACTTAGGCGTTGTGACTACTAAAGAAAATGAAGTCATACTTGAAAACGCCATTAGAAGTTCAGTTAGAACATTGAAGCTAGATGTTGTCAGAAAGCTAGAGGCATTGGCTAAGCTAATCAACGCTAATATTGTAAATGATGGTGATTATCCTGCTTGGGAGTATAGAGAAGACTCATATATTAGACAGGTGTTTGTAAACTGCTATAAAAAAATCCATGGAAAAGAACCAAAAATCACAGCAATTCATGCAGGCCTTGAATGTGGACTATTTGATGAAAAACTGGATAATGTTGATATGATATCTTTAGGACCAAATATGTCTGATGTCCATACTCCAAATGAACGTTTAAGTATTTCATCAACTAGAAGAGTTTGGGAATATTTGCTAGAGGTATTGAAAGAGATTAAGTAG
- a CDS encoding TIGR01212 family radical SAM protein (This family includes YhcC from E. coli K-12, an uncharacterized radical SAM protein.) encodes MEERNFYRVYSDYLREKYGTKVYKLPVNLPITCPNRDGCLGYGGCIFCGEEGAGFENLSNTIPVKEQLEKNMEYIKAKYKAEKFIAYFQNFSNTYMSLSHFKKYIKDAIIDHIVEISISTRPDCISDVYLEFLAQISEEHNINITIELGLQTVNYHTLKTINRGHSLAEFIDSVLRIKKYGFRTCAHIILNLPWDSMEDVIECAKILSALFVEEIKLHSLYVVENTVLGEMYKEGKVGLLSKEEYINRAITFLEYLHPDIIMQRIIGRAPEENTLFVNWNTSWWKIRDEIIQEMCRRGTQQGVKCNYLNGRALKNIME; translated from the coding sequence ATGGAAGAAAGAAATTTCTATAGAGTATATTCAGATTATCTTAGAGAAAAATACGGTACTAAGGTATATAAATTACCTGTAAACTTACCTATTACATGCCCAAATAGAGACGGCTGCCTTGGATATGGAGGATGTATTTTTTGTGGGGAAGAAGGAGCAGGATTTGAAAATCTATCTAACACTATTCCAGTAAAAGAGCAGCTAGAAAAGAACATGGAATATATTAAAGCTAAATACAAGGCTGAAAAATTCATAGCCTATTTTCAAAATTTCTCTAACACATATATGAGTTTATCTCATTTTAAAAAATATATTAAGGATGCTATAATAGACCATATAGTAGAGATAAGTATTTCTACAAGGCCGGATTGTATATCAGATGTGTATCTAGAGTTTCTTGCCCAAATAAGTGAAGAGCATAATATCAATATAACTATCGAGCTTGGATTGCAAACTGTTAATTATCATACATTAAAAACAATAAACAGGGGACATTCTCTAGCAGAATTTATAGACAGTGTATTAAGAATTAAAAAATACGGATTTCGTACCTGTGCCCATATTATACTGAACTTACCCTGGGATAGTATGGAGGATGTAATCGAATGTGCTAAAATATTGTCAGCTCTTTTTGTTGAGGAAATAAAACTTCATTCCTTATATGTAGTTGAGAATACTGTATTAGGAGAAATGTACAAGGAAGGCAAAGTAGGTTTATTGTCTAAAGAAGAATATATAAATAGAGCAATAACTTTTTTAGAATATCTTCATCCTGATATAATAATGCAAAGAATAATAGGCAGAGCACCAGAAGAAAATACTCTTTTTGTAAATTGGAATACGAGCTGGTGGAAAATAAGAGATGAAATAATCCAAGAGATGTGCAGACGAGGAACACAGCAAGGAGTAAAGTGCAATTATCTTAATGGCAGGGCACTCAAAAATATTATGGAATAG
- a CDS encoding HAD family hydrolase — MKYKLVAIDLDGTLLTEKKSVPSENAKVLKALSDKGIEIVIATGRRYWSARHFMEQIGLELIVVANNGSILRNMKDDSLILQKYLDKDDFYTLIKEGRKRNLFPIIHADHFDQDYDIIIELDKQDEKYSSYLHDIPDRYKTIEDLLLYENPRVLSVVFPGELNRLKEFYDALNMYYDEKYCSHILTSLTKVGPILEIMGPLGSKWKTLLDYAKKKGIKKEEIIAIGDDDNDIEMIKNAGLGIGMKNASPGVKQVADIITDKTNDEHGVGHILTKIFNL, encoded by the coding sequence GTGAAGTACAAGCTTGTAGCTATTGATTTAGATGGAACTTTGCTCACAGAGAAAAAATCAGTACCATCAGAAAATGCAAAGGTATTAAAAGCCTTATCGGATAAGGGCATTGAAATAGTAATTGCAACTGGAAGGCGATATTGGTCAGCTAGGCATTTTATGGAGCAAATAGGCTTAGAATTAATAGTGGTTGCAAACAATGGCTCAATTTTAAGAAATATGAAAGACGATAGCTTAATTTTACAAAAGTATTTAGATAAAGATGATTTTTATACACTTATAAAAGAAGGAAGAAAGAGAAACTTATTTCCAATTATTCATGCAGACCATTTTGACCAAGATTATGACATAATAATAGAGCTAGATAAACAGGATGAAAAATATTCTTCATATCTACATGATATACCCGATAGATATAAAACAATTGAGGATTTACTCCTATACGAAAACCCTAGGGTTTTATCAGTAGTATTCCCTGGAGAGCTAAATAGGCTAAAGGAATTTTATGATGCTCTTAATATGTATTATGATGAAAAGTATTGCTCCCATATATTGACTAGCCTAACTAAAGTTGGACCCATATTGGAAATAATGGGGCCACTAGGGTCTAAATGGAAAACTCTACTTGATTATGCTAAGAAAAAAGGAATAAAAAAAGAAGAAATAATAGCCATTGGTGACGATGACAATGATATAGAAATGATAAAGAATGCAGGGTTAGGAATAGGTATGAAAAACGCATCCCCGGGAGTTAAACAGGTAGCAGATATAATAACAGACAAAACAAATGATGAGCACGGAGTAGGACATATTTTAACTAAAATATTTAATCTCTAG
- a CDS encoding DUF378 domain-containing protein: MKILTSIASILLIIGAINWGLVGLFNLDLVEAVFRGRDTAAARIIYSLVGLAGVYTILYLLF, translated from the coding sequence ATGAAAATATTAACAAGTATTGCTTCCATTTTACTTATAATAGGAGCAATCAACTGGGGACTTGTTGGATTGTTTAACTTAGATTTAGTAGAAGCCGTATTTAGAGGAAGAGATACAGCTGCTGCAAGAATAATATATTCTCTTGTAGGGCTGGCAGGAGTTTACACAATCCTATATTTACTCTTTTAA